A window of the Mesorhizobium opportunistum WSM2075 genome harbors these coding sequences:
- the pcaF gene encoding 3-oxoadipyl-CoA thiolase, with protein MAEAYICDYIRTPIGRFGGSLSSVRSDDLGAIPLKALVERNTGIDWQAVDDVVYGCANQAGEDNRNVARMALLLAGLPKEIPGSTVNRLCGSGMDALTIAARAIKAGEAELMIAGGVESMSRAPFVMPKADTAFSRNAEIYDTTIGWRFVNPVMKKQYGVDSMPETGENVAEDFAVSRADQDAFAVRSQDKAVAAQANGRLAKEITEVTIPQRKGDAIVVSKDEHPRAGTTVETLAKLPTPFRQGGTVTAGNASGVNDGAAALIVASEAAAKKYGLTPIARILGGAAAGVAPRIMGIGPAPATQKLCARLGLTPQQFDVIELNEAFASQGIAVLRQLGIAEDASHVNPNGGAIALGHPLGMSGARISGTAALELRERGGRYGLATMCIGVGQGIAIALERA; from the coding sequence ATGGCCGAGGCCTATATCTGCGATTACATCCGCACGCCGATCGGCCGCTTCGGCGGTTCGCTGTCCTCGGTGCGATCAGACGATCTCGGCGCCATTCCGCTGAAGGCGTTGGTCGAGCGCAACACCGGCATCGACTGGCAGGCTGTCGACGATGTCGTCTATGGCTGTGCCAACCAGGCCGGCGAGGACAACCGCAACGTGGCGCGCATGGCGCTGCTCTTGGCCGGCCTGCCGAAGGAAATCCCGGGCTCGACCGTCAACCGGCTGTGCGGCTCCGGCATGGATGCGCTGACCATCGCCGCACGCGCGATCAAGGCCGGCGAGGCGGAGCTGATGATCGCCGGCGGTGTCGAATCGATGAGCCGCGCACCCTTCGTCATGCCGAAGGCCGACACGGCGTTTTCGCGCAACGCGGAGATCTACGACACCACCATCGGCTGGCGCTTCGTCAACCCGGTGATGAAGAAGCAGTATGGCGTCGATTCCATGCCGGAGACCGGCGAGAACGTGGCGGAAGACTTCGCCGTCTCCCGCGCCGACCAGGATGCCTTTGCCGTGCGCAGCCAGGACAAGGCGGTCGCCGCACAGGCCAATGGCCGGTTGGCGAAGGAGATCACGGAGGTGACGATCCCGCAGCGCAAGGGCGATGCGATCGTGGTTTCGAAGGACGAGCATCCCCGCGCCGGCACTACGGTGGAGACGCTGGCCAAATTGCCGACGCCGTTTCGCCAAGGCGGCACGGTGACGGCCGGCAATGCGTCCGGCGTCAATGACGGGGCGGCAGCGCTGATCGTCGCCTCCGAGGCCGCTGCAAAAAAATACGGCCTGACGCCGATCGCCCGCATCCTTGGAGGGGCCGCCGCTGGTGTGGCACCACGCATCATGGGCATCGGTCCGGCGCCGGCGACGCAAAAGCTTTGCGCGCGGCTCGGCCTGACGCCGCAACAGTTCGATGTCATCGAGCTCAACGAAGCCTTCGCGTCCCAAGGCATCGCCGTGTTGCGCCAGCTCGGCATCGCCGAGGATGCCTCGCACGTCAACCCGAATGGCGGCGCCATCGCGCTCGGCCATCCCCTGGGCATGTCCGGCGCCCGCATCTCCGGTACCGCTGCGCTGGAGCTGCGCGAACGCGGCGGCCGCTACGGCCTAGCCACCATGTGCATCGGCGTCGGCCAGGGCATCGCCATCGCGCTCGAACGGGCTTGA
- a CDS encoding CoA-transferase subunit beta, with protein sequence MSDAPLGLGFTPNEMMTIAASRALTNDDVCFVGIGAPSAACNVARLTHAPDITLIYESGTIGTAPDLLPLSIGDGELCETAVTTVAVPEMFRYWLQGGRISIGFLGAAQLDKFGNINTTVIGDYFHPKTRLPGGGGAPEIATSSKEIYITMAQSKRGMVEKIDFFTSFGHGEGGDHRKRLGIDTAGPTLLITDLAIWKPDPLTKEFTVVSLHPGVSRQQVQESCGWVVKFAEALDETPPPSELELKTLRDLQARTKAAHEGTGKTKAA encoded by the coding sequence ATGAGCGACGCTCCATTGGGCTTGGGCTTCACCCCCAACGAGATGATGACCATTGCCGCCAGCCGTGCGCTCACAAATGACGATGTCTGCTTCGTCGGCATCGGTGCGCCGTCCGCCGCCTGCAATGTGGCGCGGCTGACGCATGCGCCCGACATCACGCTGATCTACGAAAGCGGCACGATCGGCACCGCGCCCGATTTGCTGCCGCTGTCGATCGGCGATGGCGAGTTGTGCGAGACCGCGGTCACCACGGTCGCGGTGCCGGAGATGTTCCGCTACTGGCTGCAGGGCGGCCGCATCTCGATCGGCTTCCTCGGTGCGGCGCAGCTCGACAAGTTCGGCAACATCAACACCACCGTCATCGGCGATTATTTCCACCCGAAGACCCGGCTGCCCGGCGGCGGCGGCGCACCGGAGATCGCGACCTCGTCGAAGGAGATCTACATCACCATGGCGCAGAGCAAGCGCGGCATGGTCGAGAAGATCGACTTCTTCACTTCCTTCGGCCATGGCGAGGGCGGCGATCATCGCAAGCGTCTCGGCATCGACACGGCTGGGCCAACCTTGCTGATCACCGATCTCGCGATCTGGAAGCCGGATCCGCTGACCAAGGAATTCACGGTCGTGTCGCTGCATCCGGGTGTCTCGCGCCAGCAGGTGCAGGAGAGCTGTGGCTGGGTGGTTAAGTTCGCCGAGGCGCTTGACGAAACCCCGCCGCCAAGTGAACTCGAACTCAAGACATTGCGCGACCTGCAGGCCCGCACCAAGGCGGCGCATGAAGGAACCGGAAAAACAAAGGCTGCATGA
- a CDS encoding ABC transporter permease, producing the protein MFRLEVRTSTPAWFNLALPLLAIGATLVLCSGLIALAGAGVIEAYGVMFTASLGDSYAITETMVRAAPMIFTGLAVAVAFRAKFWNIGAEGQLLAGAVASCFVGAIPMPGPLAMVLMAVAGAAAGAAVALVPATLRVKFKVDDVVSSLLLNSVIYYALMALIEGPWKDSFSGYPISPPIEDSANFPVLIEGTRLHLGVIVALIAAPLIWFLIVRTTLGFRIRVTGENPEAARYGGIHVERVLISTALLSGALAGLAGVGEVGGVHFQVMSDISPGYGYSGIVVAMLARLNPLGVVPAAIFLAAVMTGAEAMSRATGVPAFLSDVIQGTALLAMLVALLFTAYRIRRVGAVR; encoded by the coding sequence ATGTTTCGCCTGGAAGTCCGCACCTCGACGCCCGCATGGTTCAACCTCGCTTTGCCGCTGCTGGCGATCGGCGCGACGCTCGTCCTGTGCAGCGGCCTGATCGCGCTGGCCGGCGCCGGCGTGATCGAGGCCTATGGCGTGATGTTCACCGCCTCGCTTGGCGACAGCTATGCGATCACCGAAACCATGGTGCGCGCGGCGCCGATGATCTTCACCGGGCTGGCGGTGGCCGTCGCCTTCCGGGCCAAATTCTGGAACATCGGCGCCGAAGGGCAATTGCTCGCCGGCGCGGTCGCCAGTTGCTTCGTCGGCGCGATCCCGATGCCGGGGCCACTCGCCATGGTCTTGATGGCGGTGGCGGGCGCTGCGGCAGGTGCTGCGGTCGCGCTGGTGCCGGCGACGCTGAGGGTCAAATTCAAGGTCGATGATGTCGTTTCCTCGCTGCTGCTCAATTCGGTTATCTACTACGCGCTGATGGCGCTGATCGAAGGGCCGTGGAAGGATAGTTTCAGCGGCTATCCGATCTCGCCGCCGATCGAGGATTCGGCGAATTTTCCGGTGCTGATCGAGGGCACGCGGCTGCATCTCGGCGTCATCGTGGCGCTGATCGCCGCGCCGTTGATCTGGTTCCTGATCGTGCGCACGACGCTCGGCTTCCGCATCAGGGTCACCGGCGAAAACCCGGAAGCGGCCCGCTATGGCGGCATCCATGTCGAGCGGGTGCTGATCTCGACAGCGCTGCTGTCCGGCGCACTGGCGGGGCTCGCCGGCGTCGGCGAGGTTGGTGGCGTGCATTTCCAGGTGATGAGCGACATCTCGCCGGGCTACGGCTATTCCGGCATCGTCGTTGCCATGCTGGCGCGGCTCAACCCGCTCGGTGTCGTGCCGGCCGCGATCTTCCTGGCGGCCGTGATGACCGGGGCCGAGGCGATGTCGCGCGCGACCGGCGTGCCGGCCTTCCTCAGCGACGTCATCCAGGGCACCGCGCTGCTGGCCATGCTGGTGGCGCTGCTGTTCACCGCCTACCGCATCCGCCGCGTCGGAGCTGTCCGATGA
- a CDS encoding SDR family NAD(P)-dependent oxidoreductase encodes MGTRLAGKVAIISGGATGMGGAASELFAAEGAKVAIIDRNREAAAATAAAIRARGHIAEHFVADVSDEAQVEAAVKGATEKLGPVTVLFNHAGTIVIKPFLETTVQEWDWLHAVNVRSMFLMTRAVLPGMIAAGGGSIVCTSSISAVAATPMEVLYDTTKGACHMFARAIAVEFRDRNIRCNAVCPGFIRTPHGLREVADLGRLGIDVSDAALAAQQGRIGEPEEVAKAALYLASDESSFVNGTHLFVDNGFTAM; translated from the coding sequence ATGGGCACGAGACTGGCCGGCAAGGTCGCCATCATTTCGGGCGGCGCCACGGGAATGGGCGGAGCGGCCTCGGAACTGTTTGCCGCCGAAGGCGCCAAGGTCGCGATCATCGACCGCAATCGCGAGGCGGCAGCCGCCACGGCGGCGGCGATACGTGCGCGGGGACACATAGCCGAGCATTTCGTCGCCGACGTGTCCGACGAAGCGCAGGTCGAGGCCGCGGTGAAAGGGGCGACCGAAAAGCTCGGCCCGGTCACCGTGCTGTTCAACCACGCCGGCACCATCGTCATCAAACCCTTCCTGGAGACGACGGTTCAGGAATGGGATTGGTTGCACGCCGTCAATGTCCGCTCGATGTTCCTGATGACGCGCGCCGTGCTGCCCGGCATGATCGCGGCCGGCGGCGGCTCGATCGTCTGCACCTCGTCGATCTCGGCGGTGGCGGCGACGCCGATGGAGGTGCTCTACGACACCACCAAGGGCGCCTGCCACATGTTCGCCCGCGCCATCGCCGTCGAATTCCGCGACCGCAACATCCGCTGCAACGCCGTCTGCCCCGGCTTCATCCGCACGCCGCACGGCCTGCGCGAGGTCGCCGATCTCGGCAGGCTCGGCATCGATGTCTCCGACGCGGCGCTTGCCGCACAGCAGGGCCGGATCGGCGAGCCGGAAGAGGTGGCCAAGGCAGCGCTGTACCTCGCCAGCGACGAATCGAGCTTCGTCAACGGCACGCATCTGTTCGTCGACAATGGTTTTACGGCGATGTGA
- a CDS encoding BMP family protein, whose translation MDNRKNKSHSAREGLSRRNVLELGALGLAAAMLPGAAFAKDKKLKVAAIFATPIEEPWDNQIHVALQKAEKELGIEYKWSEKVQTADFSRVMREYAQGGYQLVLGDAFAAERESRRTAKQFPKTAWLFGSGAGPADPNFGVFDNWIHEPAYLSGMIAGKMSKSGTIGAVAAMGIPEVNRLVNAFFAGAKEVNPNIKKKVAFIGSFFDPPKAKEAAVAQIDAGADVIYAERFGVIEAAVEKKVFAISNMSDQSSLGPDTVITGPVWDMYPTVEQAIKLVKAGVFTAQDYGDFSRMAKGGSFLAPYHKFDKTLPADVKDLVEKKKAEILEGNFRVDVDENTPVSD comes from the coding sequence ATGGATAACCGGAAGAACAAATCTCATTCCGCCCGCGAAGGTCTGTCGCGACGCAATGTGCTTGAGCTCGGCGCGCTTGGCCTGGCCGCGGCCATGCTGCCGGGTGCCGCCTTCGCCAAGGACAAAAAACTGAAGGTGGCGGCGATCTTCGCCACGCCGATCGAGGAGCCGTGGGACAACCAGATCCACGTCGCCCTGCAGAAGGCCGAGAAGGAACTCGGCATCGAATACAAATGGTCCGAGAAAGTGCAGACCGCCGATTTCAGCCGCGTCATGCGCGAATATGCGCAAGGCGGCTATCAGCTGGTGCTGGGCGATGCCTTCGCCGCCGAGCGTGAATCGCGGCGCACCGCCAAGCAATTCCCGAAGACCGCCTGGCTGTTCGGCTCGGGCGCCGGCCCCGCCGATCCCAATTTCGGCGTCTTCGACAACTGGATCCACGAGCCGGCCTATCTGTCAGGCATGATCGCCGGCAAGATGTCGAAGTCGGGTACCATCGGCGCCGTCGCGGCGATGGGCATCCCGGAGGTGAACCGGCTGGTCAACGCCTTCTTCGCCGGCGCCAAGGAGGTCAATCCGAACATCAAGAAGAAGGTCGCCTTCATCGGTTCCTTCTTCGATCCACCCAAGGCCAAGGAAGCCGCTGTCGCGCAGATCGATGCCGGCGCCGACGTCATCTACGCCGAGCGCTTCGGTGTCATCGAAGCGGCGGTGGAGAAGAAGGTGTTCGCCATCTCCAACATGTCCGACCAGTCGAGCCTCGGCCCAGACACGGTCATCACCGGCCCGGTCTGGGACATGTATCCGACGGTCGAACAGGCGATCAAGCTGGTCAAGGCCGGCGTCTTCACCGCGCAGGACTATGGCGACTTCTCGCGGATGGCCAAGGGTGGATCGTTCCTGGCGCCGTATCACAAGTTCGACAAGACGCTGCCGGCCGACGTGAAGGATCTGGTCGAGAAGAAGAAGGCCGAGATCCTCGAAGGCAATTTCCGGGTGGATGTCGACGAGAACACACCGGTTTCGGATTGA
- a CDS encoding ABC transporter permease — MSAVFEQIFQVGFLAAIIRIATPLAFATLGEMFSERAGVLNLGIEGIMLLCAMTGFTATSLTGSLWLGVLVAVLTGMLIGALHALFTVALGLSQHVCGIGVTLFSSGLAYFLYRLIFGQQSVPPSIKGFQTLPIPLLSDIPVIGTAVFNQFALVYMAILAIPLAAFVLYRTPWGLSVRMVGENPRAADSAGVSVIATRFQAVILGGALMGLAGAFLSMAQFNAFTFGVVSGRGWVAIALVVFGRWDPWRSAGAALLFAFVDALQLRMQASGLGHIPYEAFLMLPFIFTIVAMAVMSRNAVAPSALLKPFRREER, encoded by the coding sequence ATGAGCGCGGTGTTCGAACAGATTTTTCAGGTCGGCTTCCTGGCCGCGATCATCCGCATTGCCACGCCTCTGGCCTTTGCCACGCTCGGCGAAATGTTCTCCGAGCGGGCCGGCGTGCTCAATCTCGGTATCGAGGGCATCATGTTGCTTTGCGCGATGACCGGCTTCACCGCCACCAGTCTCACCGGCAGCCTGTGGCTCGGCGTGCTGGTGGCGGTGCTGACCGGCATGCTGATAGGCGCGCTGCACGCGCTGTTCACCGTGGCGCTGGGCTTGAGCCAGCATGTCTGCGGCATCGGCGTCACGCTGTTCTCGTCCGGCCTTGCCTATTTCCTCTACCGGCTGATCTTCGGCCAGCAATCGGTACCGCCCAGCATCAAGGGTTTCCAGACGCTGCCGATCCCGCTGCTGTCTGATATTCCGGTGATCGGGACGGCGGTGTTCAACCAGTTCGCTCTGGTCTACATGGCGATCCTTGCCATCCCGCTCGCCGCCTTCGTGCTCTACCGTACGCCATGGGGCCTGTCGGTGCGCATGGTCGGCGAGAACCCGCGTGCCGCCGATTCGGCCGGCGTCAGCGTCATCGCCACCCGCTTCCAGGCGGTCATCCTCGGCGGGGCGCTGATGGGACTGGCCGGCGCCTTCCTGTCGATGGCGCAGTTCAACGCCTTCACCTTCGGCGTGGTGTCAGGACGGGGCTGGGTTGCGATCGCACTGGTCGTCTTCGGCCGCTGGGATCCGTGGCGCTCGGCGGGCGCGGCGCTGCTGTTCGCCTTCGTCGATGCCTTGCAACTGCGCATGCAGGCGAGCGGCCTCGGGCACATCCCCTACGAGGCGTTCCTGATGCTGCCCTTCATCTTCACCATCGTTGCCATGGCCGTGATGTCGCGCAACGCGGTGGCGCCGTCGGCGCTGTTGAAGCCGTTTCGGCGGGAAGAGCGGTAG
- a CDS encoding CoA transferase subunit A yields MVKFLPLKQAVAENLNNGDSVAFEGFTHLIPTAAAHEAIRQGFRDLTLIRMTPDLIYDQMIGMGMAKKIIFSYVGNPGVGLLRRARDAIENGFPRPIEVEEHSHAGMANAYEAGAAGLPCAVFRGYRGAGLAAVNPNIKSVTCPFTGEVLAAVPSIRPDVTFIHAQKADRKGNVLVEGIIGIQKEAVLAARRAVVTVEEVVDNFDDLHPNLTVLPRWTIAAISVVPGGSHPSYAHGYYGRDNAAYLEWDEIAADREKFQAWMQANVIEKSADDFAGRVEHLRKAA; encoded by the coding sequence ATGGTCAAGTTCCTGCCGCTCAAACAGGCCGTTGCTGAGAACCTCAACAATGGCGATTCCGTCGCCTTCGAGGGTTTCACCCATCTGATCCCGACGGCGGCGGCGCACGAGGCGATCCGCCAGGGATTTCGCGACCTGACCCTGATCCGCATGACGCCGGACCTGATCTACGACCAGATGATCGGCATGGGCATGGCGAAGAAGATCATCTTCTCCTATGTCGGCAATCCCGGCGTCGGTCTGCTCCGGCGCGCCCGTGACGCCATCGAGAACGGCTTCCCCCGGCCGATCGAGGTCGAGGAGCACAGCCATGCCGGCATGGCCAATGCCTATGAGGCGGGTGCTGCCGGTCTGCCCTGCGCGGTGTTCCGCGGCTATCGCGGCGCGGGCCTTGCGGCGGTCAACCCGAACATCAAATCGGTCACGTGCCCGTTCACAGGCGAGGTGCTGGCCGCCGTTCCCTCGATCCGGCCCGACGTCACCTTCATCCATGCGCAGAAGGCCGACAGGAAAGGCAATGTGCTGGTCGAGGGCATTATCGGCATCCAGAAGGAAGCCGTGCTGGCGGCCAGACGCGCCGTGGTGACGGTCGAGGAGGTGGTGGACAATTTCGACGACCTGCACCCCAATCTGACCGTGCTGCCGCGCTGGACCATCGCGGCGATTTCCGTCGTGCCCGGCGGCTCGCATCCGTCCTACGCGCATGGCTATTATGGGCGCGACAATGCCGCCTATCTCGAATGGGACGAGATCGCCGCCGATCGGGAAAAGTTCCAGGCCTGGATGCAGGCGAACGTCATCGAAAAGAGCGCGGACGATTTTGCTGGTCGTGTCGAGCATCTGAGGAAAGCGGCATGA
- a CDS encoding ABC transporter ATP-binding protein — protein MPAPLIEMRGITKRFGAVKANEAVDLSVAPGEILGLLGENGAGKTTLMNVLFGAYAPDAGEILIQGRPVRITSSADALASGIGMVHQHFHLAPRLTVLENLLIGIPGKAGRIDRAGGLARLAEIGRQHGLTLNPDLPVSALSVGEQQRLEIVKALFRGAKLLILDEPTAVLAPSEVDGLFSALRSMAAQGLGIIFISHKLNEVRALTHRCTVLRHGRVAGRVDDPANTTSAAMAQLMCGHEIVPPARGPSTPGAAVLTLDGISTARHSGTALRGVSLAVRGGEILGIAGVSGNGQRALAEVISGTRAPETGRMTIAGKPVTRFSPREVQSLGLGRIPEDRMTTGLVTNLPLADSMVLPRIGTAAFSSKGLLKPDAIRAFAEAQIKAYDIRCPGPMTRAGALSGGNLQKALLARELAFDPKVLIVSQPTRGLDIGAARFIHEKFLDMRAKGCGIIVVGEDLEELLVLCDRIAVMYEGRIAGTLDSADATIARLGLMMTGAEGHA, from the coding sequence TTGCCCGCCCCACTCATCGAAATGCGCGGCATCACCAAGCGCTTCGGCGCCGTCAAGGCGAACGAGGCTGTCGACCTGAGCGTCGCGCCCGGTGAAATCCTCGGGCTGCTGGGCGAGAACGGCGCCGGCAAGACGACGCTGATGAATGTGCTGTTCGGCGCCTATGCGCCGGATGCCGGCGAGATCCTGATCCAGGGCCGGCCGGTGCGGATCACCAGTTCGGCCGATGCGCTGGCTTCAGGCATCGGCATGGTGCATCAGCATTTTCATCTCGCGCCACGGCTGACGGTGCTGGAAAACCTGCTGATCGGCATTCCCGGCAAGGCGGGGCGGATCGACCGCGCCGGCGGGCTGGCGCGGCTCGCCGAAATCGGTCGCCAGCACGGCTTGACGCTCAATCCCGACCTGCCGGTCTCGGCGCTGTCGGTCGGCGAGCAGCAGCGGCTCGAAATCGTCAAGGCGCTGTTTCGCGGCGCCAAGCTTTTGATCCTCGACGAACCGACGGCGGTGCTGGCGCCGAGCGAGGTCGACGGGCTGTTTTCGGCGCTGCGCTCGATGGCGGCGCAAGGGCTCGGCATCATCTTCATCTCGCACAAGCTCAACGAGGTGCGCGCTCTGACGCATCGCTGCACGGTGCTGCGGCATGGCCGTGTCGCCGGGCGCGTCGACGACCCCGCCAACACGACGTCGGCCGCCATGGCGCAACTGATGTGCGGCCATGAGATCGTGCCGCCGGCGCGGGGGCCATCGACGCCCGGTGCGGCGGTGCTGACGCTCGACGGCATTTCCACCGCGCGGCATTCGGGCACGGCGCTGCGCGGCGTATCGCTTGCCGTGCGCGGCGGCGAGATCCTCGGCATCGCCGGCGTGTCGGGCAATGGCCAACGAGCGCTGGCCGAGGTGATTTCCGGCACACGGGCGCCCGAGACCGGGCGGATGACGATAGCCGGCAAACCAGTAACACGGTTCTCCCCGCGCGAGGTGCAGTCGCTTGGCCTCGGCCGCATCCCGGAAGACCGCATGACCACCGGGCTGGTCACCAATTTGCCGCTTGCCGATTCCATGGTGCTGCCGCGCATCGGCACGGCGGCGTTCAGCAGCAAGGGCCTGCTCAAACCGGATGCGATCCGCGCCTTTGCGGAGGCGCAGATCAAGGCCTATGATATCAGGTGCCCCGGGCCGATGACGCGCGCCGGCGCGCTGTCCGGTGGCAATCTGCAGAAGGCGCTGCTGGCACGCGAACTCGCCTTCGATCCGAAGGTGCTGATCGTGTCGCAACCGACGCGCGGCCTCGACATCGGTGCGGCTCGTTTCATCCACGAAAAGTTCCTCGACATGCGGGCCAAGGGCTGCGGCATCATCGTTGTCGGCGAGGACCTCGAGGAACTGCTGGTGCTCTGCGACCGCATCGCGGTGATGTATGAGGGCCGCATCGCCGGCACGCTCGACAGCGCCGATGCGACGATCGCGCGGCTCGGGCTGATGATGACCGGGGCGGAGGGACACGCCTGA
- a CDS encoding NAD(P)/FAD-dependent oxidoreductase, with amino-acid sequence MASSRGFNSGLDIGQSYYVATANSAPDHPALVGDVEADLVVVGGGCTGLSAALHAAERGLKVVLLEGGKIGWGASGRNGGQMIPGLRKGAKGLVKLYGPERAKVLFDLAFEARSLVLDIIERHAIDCDLRLTGHLVGAVNGSDLRDLEEEAKCLDSVMKFRDVEILSAAEARAKVDTPYHGAMYEPLGGHMHPLNYTLGLARAALAAGVVIHENSVAVKLEREPSIRVSTSKGSVRAKHVVLAGDALLNGLEPRVNSRIMPVGNYIVATEPLEGARNVIPANVAVSDTRFVVNYYRMSADGRLLFGGGERYTPSPPADIAGFVRLHMESTFPQLKGCRIDHAWGGLVSVTTSRLPHVGHYGEVYFAHGYSGKGVILSTLSGKLLAEAITGDASRLDLFSTLTPMPFPGGTALRGPLYVLGMLWYAMRDRIKH; translated from the coding sequence ATGGCATCTTCAAGGGGTTTCAATTCCGGCCTCGATATCGGCCAATCCTATTATGTCGCCACCGCCAATTCGGCGCCGGACCATCCGGCTCTGGTCGGCGATGTCGAAGCCGATCTGGTGGTCGTCGGCGGCGGCTGCACGGGCCTGTCGGCGGCCCTTCACGCCGCCGAGCGCGGCTTGAAGGTGGTGCTGCTCGAAGGCGGCAAGATCGGCTGGGGCGCGTCTGGCCGCAATGGCGGCCAGATGATCCCCGGCCTGCGCAAGGGCGCCAAGGGGCTGGTCAAGCTCTATGGCCCCGAACGGGCGAAAGTACTGTTCGATCTCGCCTTCGAGGCCAGGAGCCTGGTGCTCGACATCATCGAGCGCCATGCCATCGACTGCGATCTCAGGCTGACCGGCCATCTGGTCGGCGCGGTCAACGGTTCCGACCTCAGGGATCTGGAAGAAGAAGCCAAGTGCCTCGACAGTGTGATGAAGTTCCGCGATGTCGAGATCCTGTCGGCTGCGGAGGCCCGGGCCAAGGTCGACACGCCCTATCACGGCGCGATGTACGAGCCGCTCGGCGGCCACATGCATCCGCTGAACTACACGCTCGGCCTTGCCCGCGCAGCCCTGGCCGCCGGCGTCGTCATCCATGAGAATTCGGTGGCCGTGAAGCTGGAGCGCGAACCTTCGATCCGGGTCTCGACATCGAAGGGATCGGTGCGGGCCAAGCATGTCGTGCTGGCGGGCGATGCGCTGCTCAACGGGCTGGAGCCGCGCGTCAACAGCCGCATCATGCCTGTCGGAAACTACATCGTCGCCACCGAGCCGCTGGAAGGCGCGCGCAACGTCATTCCGGCTAATGTCGCGGTGTCCGACACACGCTTCGTCGTCAACTATTACCGCATGTCGGCGGATGGCCGGCTGCTGTTCGGCGGCGGCGAGCGCTATACGCCATCGCCGCCGGCCGATATTGCCGGCTTCGTGCGGCTGCACATGGAATCCACCTTCCCGCAGCTCAAGGGCTGCCGCATTGACCATGCCTGGGGCGGGCTGGTGTCGGTGACCACATCGCGACTGCCGCATGTCGGGCACTATGGCGAGGTTTATTTCGCGCACGGCTATTCCGGCAAGGGCGTCATCCTGTCGACGCTGTCGGGCAAGTTGCTCGCCGAAGCGATCACAGGTGATGCCTCTCGGCTCGATTTGTTCTCGACGCTGACGCCGATGCCGTTCCCCGGCGGCACGGCGCTGCGCGGGCCGCTCTATGTGCTGGGCATGCTGTGGTACGCGATGCGGGACCGGATCAAGCATTGA
- a CDS encoding IclR family transcriptional regulator, with protein MDEETVSRDHVGSLERGLAVVEILARHPQGMTLTEMAEEAGLTRAGARRFLLTLVATGYATQDGRVFSLSPRLLTVARTWLGGGSLWSFAAPIMRAVAAQLNEACSAAILSGPDVVYVARIPGRRILSVSLDVGTRLPAYCTSMGRILLAGLPSGELDAFLRQATVERRTPKTITDKKLLAEAIGKAKAEGFAIVDEELELGLRSIAVPIRDRSGSTVAAINVSTQSARFSVAEMEREILPALLEARQRIEDFFVV; from the coding sequence ATGGACGAAGAGACCGTTTCCCGTGACCATGTCGGCTCGCTCGAGCGCGGCCTTGCCGTCGTGGAAATCCTGGCGCGTCATCCCCAGGGCATGACGCTGACCGAAATGGCGGAGGAGGCCGGCCTGACCCGTGCCGGCGCACGCCGCTTCCTGCTGACGCTGGTTGCGACCGGCTACGCCACCCAGGACGGCCGCGTGTTCTCGCTGTCGCCGCGCCTGCTGACCGTCGCCCGCACCTGGCTCGGCGGTGGCTCGCTGTGGAGCTTTGCCGCGCCGATCATGCGGGCGGTGGCGGCGCAGCTGAACGAGGCCTGCTCGGCGGCGATCCTGTCGGGCCCGGATGTCGTCTATGTCGCTCGCATTCCCGGCCGCCGCATCCTCAGCGTGTCGCTCGATGTCGGCACCAGGCTGCCGGCCTATTGCACCTCGATGGGACGCATCCTGCTTGCCGGCCTGCCATCGGGGGAATTGGACGCGTTCCTCCGCCAGGCGACCGTCGAGAGACGCACGCCGAAGACGATCACCGACAAGAAATTGCTGGCCGAGGCCATCGGCAAGGCGAAGGCCGAGGGCTTTGCCATCGTCGACGAGGAACTGGAACTCGGCCTGCGCTCCATCGCCGTGCCCATCCGCGACCGCTCAGGGAGCACGGTCGCGGCGATCAACGTCTCGACGCAATCGGCGCGGTTTTCTGTCGCCGAGATGGAACGGGAAATCCTGCCGGCGCTGCTTGAGGCCAGGCAGCGCATCGAGGATTTTTTCGTCGTTTAA